One genomic segment of Synechocystis sp. LKSZ1 includes these proteins:
- a CDS encoding alanine/glycine:cation symporter family protein — protein MSFLSSLQSLPEWLDAIFSLLVTALEPILFFSVGGVPAIILWLAVGGLFFSLRLRLVNLFGLAEAMRLGFRSSAEETHEGEVTPFQALTTALSGSIGLGNIAGVAIAIQTGGPGAVFWMTVAAILGMANKFVECSLGVKYRQIDPSGTIRGGPMFYLSLGLGEQGRGTLGQILAIIFSGFGIGAALGGGNMFQANQSYAILVTIVPALQGYDWLYGLLFALLTGLVILGGIGRIGQVTSRLIPLMVIVYFAMAAWILCQRLSAILPALALISQEAFAPQALAGGVLGVFVQGFRRSAFSNNAGLGAAAIAHAVAKTNNPIQEGLVAMLEPLIDTVLVCNLTALVILTTGVYGFDLPEVVDGSALAALAFGSVVIWFPYILAVVILLFAFSTTITWSYYGERCWAYLFGESSLVLYKVLFLAFIFLGAVVNLGAVVDFSDMMLLGMAFPNLLGNFLLSNDLSQDLKQYWQGRANQPASLPG, from the coding sequence GTGTCCTTTCTCTCTTCCCTACAAAGCTTACCAGAGTGGCTAGATGCCATCTTTTCGCTCCTGGTCACGGCCCTTGAGCCCATTCTGTTTTTCTCCGTTGGTGGTGTTCCAGCCATTATTCTTTGGCTGGCAGTCGGGGGCCTATTCTTTAGCCTGCGCCTTAGATTGGTCAATCTTTTTGGCCTAGCAGAAGCGATGCGACTCGGATTTCGTTCCAGCGCGGAGGAGACCCACGAGGGGGAAGTAACGCCTTTCCAGGCCTTGACCACGGCCCTATCCGGCAGTATTGGTCTGGGTAATATTGCAGGGGTAGCCATTGCCATTCAAACTGGGGGGCCAGGGGCCGTTTTTTGGATGACGGTGGCGGCCATTCTGGGCATGGCCAATAAGTTTGTCGAATGTAGTCTAGGGGTCAAGTATCGGCAAATTGACCCCTCAGGGACGATTCGAGGCGGGCCAATGTTCTATCTTTCCCTCGGTTTAGGGGAACAGGGCCGGGGAACACTGGGCCAGATCCTGGCCATTATTTTTTCGGGATTTGGTATTGGAGCGGCCCTGGGCGGCGGCAATATGTTTCAGGCTAACCAATCCTACGCCATCCTGGTGACAATTGTACCAGCCCTCCAGGGCTATGATTGGCTCTACGGTCTGCTGTTTGCTCTACTGACGGGGTTAGTGATCCTGGGGGGCATTGGTCGCATTGGGCAGGTGACGAGTCGCCTGATTCCCTTGATGGTGATTGTGTATTTTGCCATGGCGGCCTGGATTTTATGCCAGCGTTTGTCGGCCATTCTGCCGGCCCTGGCCCTGATTAGCCAAGAAGCCTTTGCTCCCCAGGCCCTTGCCGGTGGCGTACTGGGGGTCTTTGTCCAGGGGTTTCGTCGCAGTGCTTTTTCCAATAATGCTGGTCTGGGGGCCGCGGCTATCGCCCATGCGGTGGCAAAAACCAATAATCCAATTCAAGAGGGCCTGGTGGCCATGCTAGAGCCGCTGATCGATACCGTCCTAGTTTGTAACTTGACGGCCCTGGTCATTTTAACGACAGGGGTTTACGGCTTTGATCTGCCGGAGGTTGTGGATGGCTCGGCCCTGGCGGCCCTGGCCTTTGGTTCCGTGGTGATTTGGTTTCCCTACATTTTAGCCGTCGTGATTCTACTCTTTGCCTTTTCAACCACGATCACCTGGAGCTATTACGGAGAGCGCTGTTGGGCCTATTTATTTGGTGAATCGTCTTTAGTCCTCTACAAGGTCTTATTCTTAGCTTTTATTTTTCTAGGGGCCGTGGTGAATTTGGGCGCTGTGGTGGATTTTAGTGACATGATGCTCCTGGGCATGGCCTTTCCTAACTTGTTAGGGAATTTTTTGCTCTCCAACGACCTCAGTCAAGATCTGAAACAGTACTGGCAGGGGCGAGCAAACCAGCCGGCATCGCTTCCAGGATAA